A genomic stretch from Ictalurus punctatus breed USDA103 chromosome 2, Coco_2.0, whole genome shotgun sequence includes:
- the eci1 gene encoding enoyl-CoA delta isomerase 1, mitochondrial, translating into MAAVLRRGIKFISFGSSQLFSGGCKHGRTSTLSFFSSSNRNSSSSSKIKVDLDSSTGIAVMKFQNPPVNSMNLDFLTEFSIGLEKLELDKSCRGVILTSAQPKIFSAGLDILDMYGKTPEHYAEFWRAVQDMWLKLYSYSKITIAAINGSSPAGGCLMSLSSDYRIMADNPRYRIGLNETQLGIVAPFWFKDTMVNTVGHRTAELSLQFGLMYSPSDALKIGLVDQLVPEENVLSTATDTMTKWLDVPDHAREISKSMLRKPTVDRLLASRDADIKNFVSFIAKDSIQKSLGLYLTMLKQRKA; encoded by the exons GATCTTCTCAGCTCTTTTCTGGAGGTTGTAAACATGGCAGAACCTCCACTCTGTCCTTCTTCAGCTCCAGCAATAGAaattcatcatcttcatccaaAATTAAAGTGGACCTGGACAGCAGCACTG GTATTGCTGTGATGAAGTTCCAGAACCCACCGGTGAACAGCATGAATCTGGACTTTCTAACCGAATTCTCCATCGGTTTAGAGAAGCTTGAGCTGGACAAGAGCTGCAGAGGAGTGATTCTCACCTCG GCTCAGCCGAAGATTTTCTCCGCAGGCCTGGACATCCTGGACATGTACGGTAAGACTCCGGAGCACTACGCCGAGTTTTGGAGAGCGGTGCAGGACATGTGGCTCAAACTGTACAGCTACAGTAAGATCACCATCGCTGCCATCAAC ggtTCCAGTCCTGCAGGAGGTTGTTTGATGTCCTTGTCAAGTGACTACAGGATCATGGCGGACAATCCTCGTTACAGAATCGGCCTCAACGAGACGCAGCTTGGCATCGTCGCTCCCTTCTG GTTTAAGGACACGATGGTGAACACAGTGGGTCACAGAACAGCAGAACTTTCTCTCCAGTTCGGTCTGATGTACAGTCCCTCTGATGCCCTGAAGATCGGCCTTGTGGACCAGCTGGTTCCTGAGGAGAACGTTCTCAGCACGGCTACTGACACCATGACCAAGTGGCTGGACGTTCCGG ATCACGCCCGCGAGATTAGCAAATCCATGCTGAGGAAGCCGACAGTGGACCGACTGCTGGCCAGCCGAGACGCCGACATTAAAAACTTTGTGAGCTTCATCGCTAAAGACTCGATCCAGAAGTCTCTGGGCCTGTACCTGACCATGCTGAAGCAGAGGAAGGCGTGA